CGGTTGGCGTCGACAGGTTCACCCGTGCGTGCGCCGAAACTGCGCGCTGCGACGACGCCGGAACCGAAGCTTACCAGGAAAATCGCGGCAGAACCGAGGACCAGGCTGTCCACCGGCAAGCCTGCAATCAAGGGCAGCGAAAACGAAGGAAGACCGCTGGGTATGTCACCAACGACGGCAATGCCGTGTGACCGGAAATCAAATAATGCCGAAAGGACAACGGCAAGCACCACGACGACCACCGGCCCGGGCACGGGGGATCTCAATGCCCTCGCCGCCTGCAATACGAGAAGCATGCCGGCTGCCAATGCGACTGTCGGCCAATGAATCATGTCGCGCTTGCCGGCGAGTTCCACCAGCGGCGCGACCAAGCCATCCGATTCGATCTTCATGCCCGTCATGCGCCCGAGCTGACCGATCAGGATCGAAAGCGAAATGCCGGCGAAGAAACCGACCAGGATCGGCCGTGACAAAAAGGTCGCAAGAACACCAAGCCGCAAGATGCTCGCACCGAGGCAGGCGATGCCAACCCCGAGGGCAAGGATCGAGGCGAGGGCCACGCGGTCGATCGGGCTTGCCGCAGGAAGTGTTGCGGCGATTGATGCCATTGCCGCCGCAAGCACGGTCATCGTGCCCGCATCGGGCCCCACGACCAGCCGACGGGACACGCCGAAGATTGCATAGGCAATCGGCGCGACGATGCTGGCATAGATTCCGGTTTGCGGCGGAAGGCCGGCGATCACGGGGTAGGCTATGGCGCTGGGAAGCCCGACTGCCGCTATCGACAGTCCCGCCGATATGTCATTGCGCAGCCAGCCGATGCGATAGCCCGATAGTCCCCTGAATAGCGGCAGGGCCTGGCTCATGTGGCAATCCCGTTGGGGCGGCGGCGGATGTCGGGTTGCCAGTCATCTTCCAGGGAGACCGCCGCAACGCTCCACCTGGCCGGCAGCCTCGGACGATCCATCTCAGTGCTCCAGGAAGACGTAGTTCATCCAGGCGCTCATGCGCAGCAGGACCTTGCGAAGGATCGCGACGTGGTGCCAGTGGTGCGTGTAAACGGCAACGTCCGCGACGACGCCGCCGGGCAACTGGTAGGCGCTCGTATCGTCGAGAATGTCGATCCGGGCGAGCGTCTGTCCTGGCTGCAGGCGCTCGGGTGCCTGTGGATCGATCAGGGCGCCGGTCGGCTGCAACTGTCCTTGAGCCATCACGTCGATGACGCCGGCAACCTTGGCCTTGAAGATCTTCCCGGGTATGGCCTTGAAGGAAACCTCCGCGTCATCGCCGACGCGCACGCGCTGCAGCGAATTCTGGATGAAGGCGGCGGCGAGCATGCGGTCTTCGCTATTGATGAAGACCATGACGGGCCTAAAGGGCAAGGGATTGGCCATCATTCCCGGACGAAGGAAGACCTGGCTGACATAGCCGTCGCCGGGTGCGCGTATGGTCGTCTGGTCCAGATCGAACTCGGCATTGCGCAATTCGGCCGTCAGGCGTGCGACAGCGGGGTTCACGCCATTGATTTGGGATTCATAGGCCAGGCGTGCCTGCTGCGCCTGCGCTTGGGCTGTGCCGACCGCGGCGACCTGTGCGAGATAGAGGCCGCGGCGGTTCTCGACCTCGAGCTCCGAAACCGCGGACGTTCCGGACCGCTGCATCGAGCTTTCGAAGATTTCCTGATAGCTTTCGAAGCTCTCCTGTGCCCGATCCCGATCGGCAACCGCGCCTTCAACGACGGAGTTGGCCGCATCCATGGCGGCCTTCAACTGCTGGACCATCTGCTCGGCTTCGGCCAGCGCTGCCTTCTTCTGGTCGACCGTAAACTGGTAAGGACGCGGATCTATCCGGAACAGCACATCACCCTTCTTCAGCGGCGTATTCGCGGTCACCGGCACATCCACGACGATGCCGCCCACGGAAGGAATCACGGGGGCCGAGGTGAAATAGATGCGCCCGTCGCTGGAGTATGGATGGTTATAGCTCATCAACAAGATGAGCGAAGAAATCAGGAAGATGCCGCCGAGGACAGCCGTGGACACGGTCCACTGGTTCACCGGAATGCGGAAGATCTTGAAGACCGCGAGGCAGATGGCGGCATAGGTGAGAATGAGAAGCAGATCCATCAGGCAGGCTCCCTCGTCTGCTGTTTCAGTTGCTCCTCAAGCTCCTGTACCCGGGCCTGAAGGATCGCGACTTCCGCATTCGCCTCCTTCTCCGACTGGAGCTTGCCGTCGGCCCGGATGCCCCAGCCGCGGTCTTCGCGATAGAGCGTCGCCCAGATGAAGAGGAAGGGCCAGATGGCATGCAGCGTAAACAGGCTGACCCAGCCTGCGACGTGGATCGCATCCTGATGGGGATGGTTGCGCTTCTTTGCAATCAAATGGGGAATGTCATGAATGGCGATGACGCCGTAGAAGAGCGTGAGCACCATGAAGAGAAGAACACCGAGCGCAAAGTAGTCCAGAAACACGTACAAACCTCCGCACCGCCGCGACTGCCCTCACCTCCGGAAATCTTCGGACGGATCCGCAGCCTTCATCGGATCGATCCTAGCGCGCATGAGAGGCGGATGCCCGTAACATCATGTAATCTCTATCGGCCCGGCCCGCCCGGCGAGGGGTACGGTGGATTTTCGTTCGAATTCAAGCCGGCGAAATATTCACGGCCCTGCTCCTTCGAAGGCAGGCTGAATGAGGGTGAGTCACAGGGTCTTGCCGGTACTTCCGTGTCGGATAATCTATTGAAATGTGCGCATCTGATTCGCGCAGGGTCGATTCTCGGGATTGCTTGGATAGAGAAGGCGGAAACATGAACAGCAAAGCCGTTTTGATTGCCACCGGTTCGATGCTTCTCTTCCCCCACGCCGGCCTTGCTGCCGACGCGATCGTCGCGGCGGAACCGGAGCCGATGGAGTACGTCCGGGTCTGCGACACCTATGGTGAGGCTTATTTCTACATCCCTGGCACAGAGACCTGTCTGAAGTTCGGCGGCTATCTGCGCGTCGATATTGCCGGCGGTGACCCGAACGGGCAGGACACCTTTCCCGGCGGTGGCGGCGATTCCTGGTTCACGCGCTCGCGCTTCAATTTCCGCATCAGCACGGCAACGGATACCGAATATGGT
The Rhizobium sp. ARZ01 genome window above contains:
- a CDS encoding HlyD family secretion protein, whose product is MDLLLILTYAAICLAVFKIFRIPVNQWTVSTAVLGGIFLISSLILLMSYNHPYSSDGRIYFTSAPVIPSVGGIVVDVPVTANTPLKKGDVLFRIDPRPYQFTVDQKKAALAEAEQMVQQLKAAMDAANSVVEGAVADRDRAQESFESYQEIFESSMQRSGTSAVSELEVENRRGLYLAQVAAVGTAQAQAQQARLAYESQINGVNPAVARLTAELRNAEFDLDQTTIRAPGDGYVSQVFLRPGMMANPLPFRPVMVFINSEDRMLAAAFIQNSLQRVRVGDDAEVSFKAIPGKIFKAKVAGVIDVMAQGQLQPTGALIDPQAPERLQPGQTLARIDILDDTSAYQLPGGVVADVAVYTHHWHHVAILRKVLLRMSAWMNYVFLEH
- a CDS encoding DUF3302 domain-containing protein, producing the protein MFLDYFALGVLLFMVLTLFYGVIAIHDIPHLIAKKRNHPHQDAIHVAGWVSLFTLHAIWPFLFIWATLYREDRGWGIRADGKLQSEKEANAEVAILQARVQELEEQLKQQTREPA
- a CDS encoding SulP family inorganic anion transporter, whose product is MSQALPLFRGLSGYRIGWLRNDISAGLSIAAVGLPSAIAYPVIAGLPPQTGIYASIVAPIAYAIFGVSRRLVVGPDAGTMTVLAAAMASIAATLPAASPIDRVALASILALGVGIACLGASILRLGVLATFLSRPILVGFFAGISLSILIGQLGRMTGMKIESDGLVAPLVELAGKRDMIHWPTVALAAGMLLVLQAARALRSPVPGPVVVVVLAVVLSALFDFRSHGIAVVGDIPSGLPSFSLPLIAGLPVDSLVLGSAAIFLVSFGSGVVAARSFGARTGEPVDANRELIGLGSAQVAAGMFGSFPISFSDSRTAINLSVGGHSQLAGLVSAIALVATLLFLNDALRILPVAALAAILVSAALSLIDVHELRQIWRISRMEFAFALITMWGAISLGVLNGVVIAIAATLVYLLRNMMFPRDAFLGRISGRDGFYKLHRFPEAQGVPGFVIWILEGNLLFFNTDYVRGRLNEIAVALPPETRWFVLDAGAIAQMDSTAVAMLEDVRADLGARGVALCLAELHAEAKALLMRGGLIDRVGPSNVFEDLDDALQAFRAAEFKTAANASK